In one window of Pseudodesulfovibrio sp. S3 DNA:
- the recO gene encoding DNA repair protein RecO translates to MNGTEKCLVLKVGRFREADVWVKLLTPTRGVFNGFAFGGSRSRRRFVGCLDPLSHVLFTIGTNKTGTYTVLEEGSLLHNFPMVRKDPVRTGLAVNCIKFIEAVEIDPSDARPVYSLLLETLHMLESGGGSSDFTPWLFRAKLAFEMGYTPDFLTCGTCGLTIAGQDGYRFGVEKGQVACRTCLSGGKPLEGLARPISTGVLRALDWIQQSRPADWVTVAMDSEVRRQSSQLIELFVAYHLGLSWEGGMYKKV, encoded by the coding sequence ATGAACGGCACTGAAAAATGTCTCGTACTCAAGGTCGGACGTTTTCGGGAGGCCGATGTCTGGGTCAAGCTCCTTACGCCCACACGCGGCGTTTTCAACGGATTCGCTTTTGGAGGCAGCCGCAGCCGACGCAGGTTTGTCGGGTGTCTCGATCCTCTCAGCCATGTTCTCTTCACCATAGGAACCAACAAGACCGGAACGTATACGGTTCTTGAAGAAGGTTCCCTGCTGCACAATTTTCCGATGGTTAGAAAGGATCCTGTCAGGACCGGTCTGGCCGTCAATTGCATCAAGTTCATTGAAGCCGTCGAGATCGATCCCTCCGATGCCAGGCCTGTTTATTCTCTGTTGCTTGAAACATTGCACATGTTGGAGTCGGGTGGCGGTAGCAGCGACTTCACGCCATGGCTTTTCAGGGCCAAGCTGGCGTTCGAAATGGGCTACACACCGGACTTCCTCACCTGCGGAACCTGCGGTCTAACGATAGCCGGACAGGACGGGTACAGGTTCGGCGTCGAGAAGGGCCAGGTGGCCTGTCGGACTTGTCTTTCGGGCGGGAAACCGTTAGAGGGACTTGCTCGACCGATTTCCACGGGAGTGCTTCGCGCCTTGGATTGGATTCAACAAAGTCGACCAGCGGACTGGGTTACCGTTGCCATGGACAGTGAGGTCCGGCGTCAATCCAGTCAATTGATCGAACTATTCGTGGCCTACCACCTGGGTCTGTCCTGGGAAGGCGGCATGTATAAAAAGGTATGA
- the rpsT gene encoding 30S ribosomal protein S20 — MANHKSALKRHRQSLKRRARNRISKTRIKNTVKAVRLAIEEKDVTKAQEALKEASSILDKAARKSIIHERQAQRRIARLQTAVNKIAE; from the coding sequence TTGGCTAATCACAAATCCGCCTTGAAGAGGCACCGTCAGAGCTTGAAGCGTCGCGCCCGTAACCGCATTTCCAAGACCCGCATCAAGAACACCGTCAAAGCTGTTCGTCTTGCCATCGAGGAAAAGGACGTTACCAAGGCACAGGAAGCCCTCAAGGAAGCCTCTTCCATTTTGGACAAGGCTGCCCGCAAGAGCATTATCCACGAGCGCCAGGCTCAGCGTCGCATCGCCCGCCTTCAGACGGCCGTCAACAAGATCGCTGAATAG
- the glyS gene encoding glycine--tRNA ligase subunit beta produces the protein MAEFILEIGTEEMPARFVPKLADELEKAFAEALTESMVENGGVKCYATPRRITAHVASLAVTQLQEEETVTGPPVRIAYDGDGNLTKAGQGFAKTQGVAEDALFKMKTDKGEYLAAKKTVGGGKTADILPAICTKCIESLSFPKKMRWGGYDFAFGRPVRWLLALLDSEVIEFTLENLTSGRETRGHRVMGFGPFAVNSASEYFSIVRDKGKVVIDPEERKKIIVDQGNRLAGELGGEIVWNEGLLDEVANLVEYPKPLIGDIDKLYLELPREVLLTSMQSHQKSFGVQDGEGNLLPHFLTTLNLDPLDVALVKKGWERVLKARLEDARFFWEADCKVDFKVWLDKLENVVFLGPLGSVGDKSRRIKSLCAKLIEKLGESKSILPGEYEKFAMAGRLAKADLVSEMVIEFDSLQGKMGGIYAERAGKGEIVSSGIYEQYLPAGPDSPVPSSLSGALVSMADKVDTMAGCFGLGKVPTGANDPYALRRCALGIARIIMEHELNVDLGVLLKWAQEAYTGVKWKIEKPEALAKLKDFFGQRLRALFIGQGFDTRVVDAALGAGFSDIRTLKARLEALGEFSREADFEQAVLTFKRAANIIRKQGDEAGQPLTGSYDADLFEDEHEQAFGTNLEALAPRFDDLWENGDFAGLFGLLGELRPSVDGFFDNVMVMCDEVDVRLNRLNLLKALVDRLSRLADFNALQV, from the coding sequence ATGGCCGAATTCATTCTGGAAATCGGAACCGAGGAAATGCCCGCCCGCTTTGTTCCTAAGCTGGCTGATGAACTTGAGAAGGCCTTTGCCGAGGCGCTCACCGAGTCCATGGTCGAAAACGGGGGCGTCAAATGCTACGCCACCCCGCGTCGTATCACCGCGCATGTTGCCTCCCTGGCTGTGACGCAGCTTCAGGAGGAGGAGACCGTCACAGGTCCTCCCGTTCGCATAGCCTATGACGGCGATGGCAACCTGACAAAAGCCGGGCAGGGGTTTGCCAAGACCCAGGGCGTGGCCGAAGACGCCCTGTTCAAGATGAAGACCGACAAGGGTGAGTATCTGGCTGCCAAGAAGACCGTGGGCGGTGGCAAGACAGCTGACATTCTGCCCGCCATTTGTACCAAGTGCATAGAATCGCTTTCTTTTCCCAAGAAGATGCGGTGGGGCGGATATGACTTCGCCTTTGGTCGTCCCGTGCGCTGGCTCCTGGCTCTGCTCGACAGTGAGGTCATCGAATTTACCCTGGAGAACCTGACCTCGGGCCGCGAGACCCGCGGTCATCGGGTCATGGGTTTCGGCCCGTTTGCCGTGAATTCGGCGTCTGAATATTTTTCCATAGTCCGGGACAAGGGCAAGGTGGTCATTGATCCCGAGGAGCGCAAGAAAATCATCGTTGACCAAGGCAATCGTCTGGCCGGTGAGTTGGGCGGCGAGATCGTCTGGAACGAAGGCTTGCTCGATGAGGTCGCCAACCTGGTGGAATACCCCAAGCCGCTTATCGGGGATATCGACAAGCTCTACCTGGAACTGCCCCGTGAAGTGCTGCTCACCTCCATGCAGTCTCATCAGAAGAGCTTCGGTGTTCAGGACGGCGAGGGCAATCTGTTGCCGCACTTCCTGACCACTCTGAACCTCGACCCCCTGGATGTTGCCCTGGTCAAGAAAGGTTGGGAGCGTGTACTCAAGGCCCGCCTTGAAGATGCCCGCTTCTTCTGGGAGGCGGACTGCAAGGTCGACTTCAAGGTCTGGCTGGACAAGCTGGAGAACGTGGTTTTTCTCGGCCCTCTCGGGTCCGTGGGCGACAAGTCGCGTCGTATCAAATCCCTGTGTGCCAAATTGATTGAGAAGCTGGGTGAATCAAAGTCCATCCTGCCTGGAGAGTATGAAAAGTTCGCCATGGCCGGACGGCTGGCCAAGGCGGATCTCGTTTCCGAAATGGTCATCGAGTTCGATAGCCTGCAAGGCAAGATGGGGGGCATCTACGCCGAGCGCGCTGGCAAGGGCGAGATCGTTTCCAGCGGCATCTATGAACAGTATCTGCCTGCTGGGCCGGACAGCCCGGTTCCGTCCAGTCTGTCCGGTGCGTTGGTCTCCATGGCCGACAAGGTGGACACCATGGCCGGTTGTTTCGGGCTGGGCAAGGTGCCTACCGGGGCCAACGACCCCTATGCTCTGCGCCGTTGTGCCTTGGGTATCGCCCGCATCATCATGGAACACGAACTGAACGTGGACCTGGGTGTACTGCTCAAATGGGCTCAGGAAGCGTATACCGGGGTCAAATGGAAGATTGAGAAACCAGAGGCCCTTGCCAAGCTCAAGGACTTCTTCGGTCAGCGTCTGCGTGCCCTGTTTATAGGCCAAGGGTTCGACACGCGTGTGGTTGATGCTGCGCTTGGTGCCGGATTCAGCGACATCCGGACCTTGAAGGCTCGGCTTGAGGCCTTGGGTGAGTTCAGCAGGGAAGCGGATTTCGAGCAGGCCGTGCTGACCTTCAAGCGTGCTGCAAATATCATCCGCAAGCAGGGCGATGAGGCTGGTCAGCCCCTGACCGGCAGCTATGATGCGGATCTGTTTGAGGACGAACACGAACAGGCCTTCGGCACCAATCTGGAGGCGTTGGCACCTCGCTTTGATGATCTGTGGGAGAACGGCGATTTTGCCGGATTATTTGGACTTCTCGGGGAGTTGCGTCCTTCTGTGGACGGTTTCTTCGACAATGTCATGGTTATGTGCGATGAGGTTGATGTCCGGCTGAACCGTTTGAATCTACTCAAGGCATTGGTCGACCGTCTAAGCCGTTTGGCCGACTTCAATGCTTTGCAGGTGTAG
- the glyQ gene encoding glycine--tRNA ligase subunit alpha: MNFQDVILKLQGFWADYGCAVVQPMDIECGAGTFNPSTFFRVIGPEPWKVAYVEPSRRPTDGRYGENPNRLQHYYQFQVVLKPSPDNIQELYLESLGVLGLDAAAQDIRFVEDDWESPTLGAWGLGWEVWLNGMEATQFTYFQQVGGIDLKPVSVEITYGLERICMYLQEKESVYDLMWNDEVTYGQIFHQNEVEMSKYNFELSNADMLFDLFNKFEAECLKLCEEGLPWPAYDCCLKCSHSFNMLDARGAISITERATYIGRVRNLASKLARLYADQREEMGYPMLKK, from the coding sequence ATGAATTTTCAGGATGTTATACTGAAATTGCAAGGTTTTTGGGCGGACTATGGCTGCGCTGTTGTTCAGCCCATGGACATTGAGTGCGGTGCGGGGACGTTCAATCCCTCCACCTTTTTCCGGGTCATCGGTCCCGAACCATGGAAGGTCGCCTATGTGGAGCCTTCGCGCCGTCCCACTGATGGCCGTTACGGTGAAAACCCCAACCGGCTGCAGCATTATTATCAATTTCAGGTGGTTTTGAAGCCGTCTCCCGACAATATTCAGGAATTGTATCTTGAAAGTCTGGGGGTGCTGGGCCTTGACGCAGCAGCCCAGGACATCCGTTTCGTGGAGGATGACTGGGAATCGCCCACGCTCGGCGCCTGGGGCCTTGGCTGGGAAGTCTGGCTCAACGGCATGGAGGCGACTCAGTTCACCTATTTTCAGCAGGTGGGCGGCATCGATCTCAAGCCCGTGTCCGTGGAAATCACCTACGGTCTTGAGCGCATCTGCATGTATCTGCAGGAAAAGGAATCCGTCTACGACCTCATGTGGAATGATGAGGTTACCTATGGTCAGATATTCCACCAGAACGAGGTGGAGATGTCCAAATACAATTTTGAGCTGTCCAACGCGGACATGTTGTTCGACCTGTTCAACAAGTTCGAGGCCGAATGCCTCAAGCTGTGCGAGGAAGGCCTGCCCTGGCCTGCCTATGACTGCTGCCTGAAATGCTCCCATTCGTTCAACATGCTGGACGCACGCGGTGCGATATCCATCACCGAGCGCGCCACCTACATCGGTCGCGTACGCAACCTGGCCTCCAAGCTCGCCAGGCTTTATGCGGATCAGCGGGAAGAGATGGGTTATCCCATGCTCAAGAAGTAA